One genomic window of Salvia miltiorrhiza cultivar Shanhuang (shh) chromosome 4, IMPLAD_Smil_shh, whole genome shotgun sequence includes the following:
- the LOC131022005 gene encoding uncharacterized protein LOC131022005: protein MANDFVFTEEEMGVDGGLGYPKAFAKLCRDRSFGPFSHGPPYTFTPYALVHQEDARAEELDEMFPLTDPKAKPTTKPKIFLNLLWKQLNHLGNAGFDPEMIRVDPYGNVVYFHADAASPLAWDIDHWFPCSRGGLTVPSNLRILQWQVCRRKHNKLEFLIPWWDLQVGISINQFLSIFASSNSDFRRRAFSWLFYEGESEELNASQTVDSHIFPQHFLESEGRLGLAPAAVVQTRRESFDAPLKSLDHNRRPRSNTPIVASVKKGQLLSKENESALMETNPYQAIVMARDSLKQREEASKMQAEIHRLDNEACELQHRSEEDKLSIQELELVLVKKRRRAEKCRRLAESQSSYRVMLEKMIRDAMHQSVVYKEQVRLNQAAASALMARLEAQKAICDSAERELHVKHKQRDELEKQIRPEWEQARKRSRMNDVEEEDDDDKITLRLPENELNIQQEMEENGALCAETAMDALLLCLPDIKSAGHSHKELRKFLEEEQRASTASPLPNEGQEEEELEGEKETTKIRVLKPDLDKTREDVAGENEYIVEERLEKLEIEDGGKVYDIQFPFPHESEEEEDEESRRRRGKGNIEKWMQFLLENTQEDAEINTHTSDGKETTRTDELIEKMNMIYPHTDIKDSRARKSVCTETLRLVGETMSDENTNEEDKENDINMGNINTPFKNPPYRVVPQKITAKESASPGRGAGRVSSPDEKVRREKVGKERGLERSESARAFRRIPSSPSLILEGMKKRVDCIRRKPLVLDDNDGDESLAARKSFMKSSIKTIKKAVRI, encoded by the exons ATGGCGAATGATTTCGTGTTCACCGAGGAAGAAATGGGGGTCGACGGAGGCCTCGGCTACCCGAAAGCCTTCGCCAAGCTTTGTCGAGATCGGAGTTTCGGGCCCTTCAGCCATGGCCCGCCCTACACTTTCACCCCATACGCTTTGGTCCATCAAGAG GATGCAAGAGCTGAGGAATTGGATGAGATGTTTCCGTTGACTGATCCCAAAGCGAAACCCACGACGAAGCCCAAGATCTTCTTGAATCTCCTATGGAAACAGCTCAACCATCTTGG GAATGCTGGTTTCGACCCAGAAATGATTCGAGTGGATCCGTATGGCAATGTTGTGTACTTCCATGCTGATGCTGCTTCCCCTCTTGCATGGGATATCGATCATTGGTTTCCTTGCTCAA GAGGAGGACTGACTGTTCCAAGCAACCTCCGAATCTTGCAATGGCAAGTCTGTAGAAGAAAGCATAACAAGCTAGAATTTCTGATTCCTTGGTGGGATTTGCAAGTAGGCATATCCATTAACCAGTTCTTGTCCATCTTCGCCTCGTCTAACTCAGATTTCAG GCGGAGGGCGTTTTCATGGTTGTTTTACGAAGGTGAAAGTGAAGAACTGAATGCTTCACAAACAGTTGATTCCCACATTTTCCCCCAACATTTCTTGGAATCAGAAGGTAGATTAGGTCTGGCTCCAGCTGCAGTGGTTCAGACACGACGAGAGTCTTTTGATGCCCCGTTGAAATCGCTGGATCACAACAGAAGGCCTAGATCCAACACTCCCATAGTAG CATCTGTGAAGAAAGGCCAACTACTTTCGAAAGAGAATGAAAGTGCGCTGATGGAAACCAACCCGTATCAAGCCATTGTCATGGCGAGAGATTCTCTGAAACAGCGAGAGGAGGCATCAAAGATGCAAGCAGAAATACACAGATTAGATAACGAAGCATGTGAGTTGCAGCACAGGTCTGAGGAGGATAAACTCTCTATTCAAGAACTGGAGCTGGTGCTGGTCAAGAAAAGGAGGCGGGCAGAAAAGTGTCGTAGGCTAGCAGAGTCGCAGTCTTCCTACAGGGTAATGCTGGAGAAGATGATCAGAGATGCCATGCACCA AAGCGTCGTCTATAAGGAACAAGTGAGGTTGAATCAAGCGGCAGCAAGTGCTCTTATGGCTAGACTCGAAGCTCAGAAAGCAATATGTGATTCTGCTGAGAGAGAACTTCATGTGAAGCATAAACAGAGAGATGAGCtggagaaacagataagacCTGAATGGGAACAGGCGAGGAAAAGATCAAGAATGAACGACGTTGAAGAGGAGGATGATGACGACAAGATCACTCTGCGTTTGCCTGAAAATGAGCTAAACATTCAGCAAGAAATGGAAGAGAACGGTGCTTTATGTGCAGAAACTGCAATGGACGCTCTTCTTCTGTGTTTGCCCGACATCAAATCCGCTGGTCATTCACACAAGGAACTAAGGAAGTTCTTAGAGGAGGAGCAGAGAGCTTCAACAGCAAGTCCACTGCCAAACGAGGGACAAGAGGAGGAAGAACTCGAAGGTGAGAAGGAAACTACTAAAATTCGAGTCTTGAAGCCTGATCTAGATAAAACTAGAGAAGATGTTGCTGGAGAGAATGAGTACATAGTTGAAGAAAGGCTTGAAAAGCTGGAGATTGAAGATGGAGGGAAGGTATACGATATTCAGTTCCCATTTCCCCACGAATCAGAGGAAGAGGAGGATGAGGAAAGCAGAAGACGACGTGGGAAAGGCAATATAGAGAAATGGATGCAGTTTCTGCTTGAAAACACGCAGGAGGACGCAGAGATAAATACTCATACCTCTGATGGAAAAGAGACCACCAGGACAGATGAACTGATCGAGAAGATGAACATGATATATCCCCACACAGATATTAAAGATTCAAGGGCTCGGAAATCAGTGTGCACAGAGACTCTGAGACTGGTTGGAGAAACGATGAGTGATGAGAACACAAATGAGGAGGATAAAGAGAATGACATAAATATGGGAAATATCAACACTCCATTCAAGAACCCACCTTACAGAGTTGTGCCACAGAAAATAACTGCAAAGGAATCGGCTTCACCTGGTAGAGGAGCAGGAAGAGTAAGCAGCCCTGATGAGAAagttaggagagagaaagtcGGAAAGGAAAGGGGACTTGAGAGGTCAGAGAGTGCCAGGGCATTTCGCCGCATACCATCGTCTCCCTCTCTTATATTGGAAGGCATGAAAAAGAGAGTGGACTGCATAAGAAGAAAACCCTTGGTACTTGATGATAATGATGGAGATGAGAGCCTTGCAGCTAGAAAAAGCTTTATGAAATCATCCATCAAAACGATTAAGAAAGCAGTGAGGATTTAG
- the LOC131022004 gene encoding pentatricopeptide repeat-containing protein At1g15510, chloroplastic, with protein MAVSTKTTRISLCFEHSNPQFSRMPNSRSQSFVQIISRNNQFSLRKSHHNSLLNSSSSFAADPNSYLTQLCTQSELNQAVNVLASVGKELPTDIEEETFVSLVRLCEYKRASDEGSFIYSLVSNSITHLSLRLGNALLSMFVRLGNLGDAWYVFGKMEERDLFSWNVLIGGYAKKGFLEEAIELYGRMLWLGGAGVRPDVYTFPCVLRACGGLGNWEWGREIHGHVLRFGFEADVDVVNSLITMYVKCGDLWNARMVFDKMDRRDRISWNAMIAGYFENGECLEGLRLFFSMRECCFHPDLMTMTSVISACEVFADEKLGKAVHGYVAKMEFGDDDSVGNALIQMHSSFGRLSEAEKVFAGIECKDVVSWTSMITGYNNNGFANKAVETYKLMELEGVAPDEITIAGVLSACASLGFLDMGIKLHELAKKTGLIGYLMVANVLIDFYAKCKCIDKALEVFHQIPDKNVVSWTSIILGLRINNRSFEALIYFRQMKISLEPNEVTLLSVLSACARIGALMCGKEIHAHVLRSGLAFEGFLPNALLDMYIRCGRIVPARNQFKTQKQDVASWNILLTGHAERGEGALATELFQEMIKSEVRPDEITFIALLCACSRSGMVREGMQYFHSMETQYSITPNMKHYACVVDLLGRAGKLENAYEFIGEMPMTPDQATWGALLNACRIHRRVDLGEIAAKRIFGMDNRSVGYYILLCDLYSDSGKWDEVAKLRKTMREIGLTIDPGCSWVEVKGKVHAFLSGDTSHPEMREIAGVLQGFYEKMKGAGHGDPERSFANEVEASKADVFCGHSERLAVAYGLINTSPGMPVWVTKNLYMCESCHNTMKFITKAVRREISVRDTQIFHHFKDGSCSCGDEGYRGLS; from the coding sequence ATGGCTGTCTCAACGAAAACCACACGAATTTCTCTCTGTTTCGAGCATTCAAATCCCCAATTTTCCAGAATGCCCAATTCTAGAAGTCAGAGTTTTGTTCAGATAATCTCGAGAAACAATCAATTTTCGCTCAGGAAAAGCCACCACAATTCTCTTCTAAACTCGAGCTCATCCTTCGCTGCTGACCCCAACTCGTATCTAACTCAGCTATGCACTCAAAGCGAGCTGAATCAAGCCGTGAATGTTCTTGCTTCTGTGGGGAAAGAGCTCCCAACTGATATAGAGGAAGAAACGTTTGTATCTTTGGTAAGGTTGTGCGAGTACAAGAGGGCGTCTGATGAAGGTTCGTTCATCTACTCTCTGGTGTCGAATTCGATTACTCATCTGAGTTTAAGACTCGGGAATGCGCTCTTGAGCATGTTTGTGAGGCTGGGGAATCTGGGTGATGCGTGGTATGTATTTGGGAAAATGGAGGAAAGGGATTTGTTTTCTTGGAATGTGTTGATTGGTGGGTATGCAAAGAAGGGTTTTTTAGAAGAGGCGATCGAGTTGTATGGGAGGATGTTGTGGCTTGGTGGTGCAGGGGTTAGGCCTGATGTGTATACCTTCCCTTGTGTGTTGAGGGCTTGTGGTGGTTTGGGGAATTGGGAGTGGGGCAGGGAGATCCATGGCCACGTGTTGCGTTTCGGGTTTGAGGCTGATGTTGATGTTGTCAACTCTTTGATCACTATGTATGTCAAGTGTGGAGACTTGTGGAACGCGAGGATGGTGTTTGATAAGATGGATAGGCGGGATAGGATCTCGTGGAATGCTATGATCGCGGGCTACTTTGAGAATGGCGAGTGTTTGGAAGGGCTGCGGCTCTTCTTTTCCATGAGGGAATGCTGCTTCCATCCGGACTTGATGACCATGACTAGTGTGATTTCAGCGTGTGAGGTCTTTGCTGACGAGAAGCTTGGGAAGGCGGTTCATGGATACGTTGCAAAGATGGAATTTGGGGATGATGACTCTGTAGGCAATGCATTGATTCAGATGCATTCCAGTTTTGGAAGGTTAAGTGAGGCAGAGAAGGTTTTTGCTGGGATTGAGTGTAAAGATGTGGTTTCTTGGACTTCAATGATCACGGGTTATAACAACAATGGTTTTGCCAATAAGGCTGTCGAAACTTATAAACTGATGGAGCTAGAAGGGGTTGCCCCCGACGAGATCACTATAGCCGGTGTGTTATCCGCCTGTGCTTCTCTTGGTTTCCTCGACATGGGAATCAAGCTTCACGAGTTGGCCAAGAAGACGGGCCTTATAGGTTATCTTATGGTCGCGAATGTTCTCATCGACTTCTATGCCAAGTGTAAATGCATTGACAAGGCTCTAGAGGTGTTCCATCAGATTCCTGATAAGAATGTAGTATCTTGGACATCCATCATTCTTGGTCTTCGAATCAATAACAGAAGCTTTGAAGCGTTGATTTATTTCAGGCAAATGAAAATCAGTCTAGAGCCGAATGAAGTTACCTTACTCTCTGTGCTTTCTGCGTGTGCGAGGATAGGAGCACTCATGTGTGGGAAGGAAATCCACGCACACGTGCTGAGGAGTGGGCTAGCATTCGAGGGTTTTCTACCCAATGCACTCCTCGACATGTATATCCGTTGTGGGAGGATAGTGCCTGCGAGAAATCAGTTCAAGACACAGAAACAGGATGTTGCTTCTTGGAATATCTTGCTAACTGGCCATGCTGAGAGGGGTGAAGGAGCACTTGCCACCGAGTTGTTTCAAGAAATGATCAAATCAGAAGTGAGGCCGGATGAGATCACATTCATTGCTCTGTTGTGTGCTTGCAGCCGGTCGGGGATGGTGAGGGAAGGGATGCAATATTTCCACAGCATGGAAACTCAGTATTCCATCACTCCAAATATGAAGCATTATGCTTGTGTCGTGGATTTGCTGGGCCGTGCAGGGAAGCTGGAGAATGCGTATGAGTTTATTGGAGAAATGCCTATGACACCGGATCAGGCTACATGGGGAGCCTTGTTGAACGCGTGTAGGATTCACAGACGAGTTGATCTTGGCGAGATAGCTGCTAAGCGTATCTTTGGGATGGATAACCGGAGCGTGGGATACTACATTCTGCTGTGTGATTTGTATTCCGACAGTGGTAAGTGGGACGAGGTTGCTAAACTAAGGAAAACAATGAGAGAGATAGGGCTCACCATTGATCCCGGTTGCAGTTGGGTAGAAGTGAAAGGGAAAGTCCATGCCTTTCTCAGTGGTGACACTTCCCACCCCGAGATGAGAGAGATTGCCGGTGTTTTGCAAGGGTTTTATGAGAAGATGAAAGGAGCTGGTCATGGTGATCCAGAGAGAAGTTTTGCAAATGAAGTTGAAGCTTCAAAAGCTGATGTCTTCTGCGGCCACAGTGAGAGGTTGGCCGTTGCATACGGGCTCATAAACACTTCCCCGGGGATGCCTGTTTGGGTTACCAAGAATCTCTACATGTGTGAGAGCTGCCACAACACGATGAAGTTCATCACCAAGGCTGTTCGGAGAGAGATTTCTGTTAGAGACACTCAAATTTTCCACCATTTCAAGGATGGGAGCTGCTCTTGTGGAGATGAGGGATATAGGGGATTGTCTTGA
- the LOC131022006 gene encoding SPX domain-containing protein 3, whose product MKFGKRLKQQTEESLPEWRDKYLSYKRLKKLVKLISSSANGSRHCGGAEAEFVYLLNAEIDKFNAFFIEQEEDFVIRHKELPHRIKKVMEKWGPNGSDASEAEFTEQMGRIRKDMVNFHGEMVLLMNYSNINYTGLAKILKKYDKRSGGVMRLPFIQKVLQQPFFTTDLISKLVKECQTTIESVFPPSVAFPDREVAVPGDGIFRNTVAALLTMQEMRRGSSTYSHFSLPPLNMPDIDVIHSLQLLTPIQIP is encoded by the exons ATGAAGTTTGGGAAGAGATTGAAGCAGCAGACAGAGGAGAGTCTGCCGGAGTGGCGGGATAAGTACTTGTCGTACAAGAGGCTGAAGAAGCTGGTGAAATTGATCTCGTCGTCGGCGAATGGATCGCGGCACTGCGGCGGGGCGGAGGCGGAGTTCGTGTATTTGCTCAACGCTGAGATCGACAAGTTCAATGCCTTCTTCATCGAGCAGGAAGAGGATTTCGTCATTCGCCATAAG GAATTGCCGCATAGAATAAAGAAAGTGATGGAGAAATGGGGCCCCAACGGCAGCGATGCATCGGAGGCGGAATTCACGGAGCAAATGGGGAGAATTAGGAAAGACATGGTGAATTTTCACGGCGAGATGGTTCTGTTAATGAACTACAGCAACATCAACTACACAGGACTGGCGAAAATCCTGAAGAAATACGACAAGAGGAGCGGCGGAGTCATGCGGCTGCCCTTCATCCAGAAGGTGCTGCAGCAGCCCTTCTTCACCACCGACTTGATCTCGAAGCTCGTCAAGGAGTGCCAGACCACCATAGAATCGGTCTTCCCGCCGTCGGTGGCCTTCCCCGACAGGGAGGTGGCGGTGCCCGGAGATGGAATATTCCGGAACACGGTGGCGGCTCTTCTGACCATGCAGGAGATGAGGAGAGGGAGCTCCACCTACAGCCATTTCTCTCTGCCGCCGCTCAACATGCCGGATATCGATGTCATTCACTCCTTGCAGCTTCTCACTCCCATACAGATCCCCTGA
- the LOC131022008 gene encoding vesicle-associated protein 1-3-like has product MTMGELLRIQPSELKFPFEVRKQSSCAMQLANKTDQYVAFKVKTTNPKRYCVRPNAGVVLPFSVCNIIVTMQAQKEAPPDMQCRDKFLVQSVIVPNGTTNKDINQEMFNRESEKFVDEFRLRVIFIPANPPSPVPEEDEEGSSPGTSSAEDEIRKSLLSETDRSAVLKLKDEKASVNIQNDKLLGELESMRKQTGQGRHGSIFVLLVGLFIGILVGYFIRIQVPTLL; this is encoded by the exons ATGACAATGGGAGAGCTTCTCCGTATCCAGCCTTCAGAGCTAAAATTTCCAT TTGAAGTGAGGAAACAGAGTTCATGTGCTATGCAGTTGGCTAATAAGACAGATCAGTATGTGGCATTTAAG GTTAAGACAACCAATCCAAAAAGGTATTGTGTTCGACCGAATGCTGGCGTTGTTTTGCCCTTTTCTGTGTGCAATATCATAG TTACCATGCAAGCACAGAAGGAGGCTCCCCCTGATATGCAATGTAGGGATAAGTTTCTAGTTCAGAGCGTTATTGTTCCGAATGGCACAACAAATAAGGATATAAACCAGGAAATG TTCAACAGAGAGAGTGAGAAGTTTGTCGATGAGTTCAGATTAAGGGTCATTTTCATTCCTGCAAACCCTCCCTCCCCTGTAcctgaagaagatgaagaagggaGTTCACCTGGAACATCTTCAGCTGAGGATGAAATTAGAAAATCTTTGTTGTCTGAAACT GATCGGTCTGCTGTCTTAAAGTTGAAAGACGAGAAAGCTTCTGTTAATATACAAAATGATAAGCTCCTTGGCGAATTG GAATCGATGAGGAAACAAACTGGACAAGGGCGACATGGATCCATTTTCGTGCTTCTAGTTGGCCTGTTTATCGGAATATTGGTGGGATACTTTATCAGGATACAAGTGCCGACATTGCTGTAA
- the LOC131022009 gene encoding putative lipid-binding protein At4g00165 produces MAGGLKPVAATLIILNIMFTTCVTSTCPPTPPAPKPAPLPPSPTPVKPAKCPRDTLKFGVCGDWLGLVHEVIGTKPSSECCAVLEGIADLEAALCLCTAIKGNVLGILKFKVPVAISLVFNSCGKKLPKGFVC; encoded by the coding sequence ATGGCAGGAGGTCTGAAACCAGTTGCTGCCACTCTCATTATACTCAACATAATGTTTACCACTTGTGTTACGTCGACATGCCCACCGACGCCTCCGGCCCCGAAACCAGCTCCATTGCCGCCCTCCCCCACGCCGGTGAAGCCAGCTAAGTGCCCGAGAGACACCCTTAAGTTCGGTGTCTGCGGGGACTGGCTGGGGCTTGTCCACGAGGTTATCGGGACGAAGCCTAGCAGCGAATGTTGCGCAGTTTTGGAGGGCATCGCTGACCTCGAAGCTGCATTGTGTCTGTGCACTGCAATCAAGGGGAATGTGTTAGGCATTCTGAAATTTAAAGTACCTGTTGCCATAAGTCTGGTGTTCAACTCCTGCGGGAAGAAGCTGCCGAAAGGCTTCGTCTGCTGA
- the LOC131022007 gene encoding spindle and kinetochore-associated protein 1 homolog isoform X2 gives MDVKEAGASLDALISSFNSRIAELQQLVIARNMYPAGSVADLSAIDSALKAMELQVLNIKNRLRDETRAIPKAKKLIEAALQQQKKLESISACVSSCVPERITNLNQDNNKWAQQEEFGQDLRFESLKLEEPAPKEKKGRASPPMWYITAEELNSVPPYMKQRLTLDKMNAAIGDMANYAEANAHLISAPRKKLSDHNLDKALKLREISMADSVKGKHFFLESDIKGPSLKLDNTGRALLTVLRHLGRISETRIGHDRVIILLRP, from the exons ATGGATGTGAAAGAAGCCGGAGCGTCTCTCGATGCGCTGATTTCCTCTTTCAATTCCCGAATAGCGGAGCTGCAGCAGCTAGTCATTGCTCGAAACA TGTATCCGGCTGGCAGCGTCGCCGATTTATCGGCGATAGATTCCGCGTTGAAGGCCATGGAGCTCCAGGTTCTAAATATCAAGAATCGCTTACGCGATGAGACTCGAGCTATCCCTAAAGCCAAA AAGTTAATAGAGGCAGCACTGCAGCAACAGAAGAAATTGGAGAGCATTTCTGCTTGTGTTTCATCATGTGTCCCTGAAAGAATTACTAACTTGAATCAGGATAATAACAAATG GGCACAACAAGAAGAGTTTGGGCAAGATCTTAGATTTGAGTCTTTAAAGCTTGAGGAGCCTGCACCTAAA GAGAAGAAAGGTCGAGCTTCCCCTCCAATGTGGTACATTACTGCCGAAGAACTAAATTCAGTGCCACC GTACATGAAGCAAAGACTCACCTTGGATAAGATGAATGCCGCAATTGGTGACATGGCAAATTATGCTGAAGCAAATGCGCACCTTATCTCAGCACCAAGGAAAAAG CTGTCAGACCACAACTTGGACAAGGCTCTG AAACTAAGAGAGATTTCAATGGCAGATTCAGTAAAAGGAAAACACTTTTTCTTAGAGTCAGATATAAAAGGGCCTTCTCTAAAACTTGATAACACTGGAAGAGCACTATTGACG GTGCTTAGGCATCTCGGGCGGATAAGCGAAACTCGAATTGGCCATGACCGTGTCATCATCCTGTTGAGACCTTAG
- the LOC131022007 gene encoding spindle and kinetochore-associated protein 1 homolog isoform X1 encodes MDVKEAGASLDALISSFNSRIAELQQLVIARNMYPAGSVADLSAIDSALKAMELQVLNIKNRLRDETRAIPKAKKLIEAALQQQKKLESISACVSSCVPERITNLNQDNNKWAQQEEFGQDLRFESLKLEEPAPKQEKKGRASPPMWYITAEELNSVPPYMKQRLTLDKMNAAIGDMANYAEANAHLISAPRKKLSDHNLDKALKLREISMADSVKGKHFFLESDIKGPSLKLDNTGRALLTVLRHLGRISETRIGHDRVIILLRP; translated from the exons ATGGATGTGAAAGAAGCCGGAGCGTCTCTCGATGCGCTGATTTCCTCTTTCAATTCCCGAATAGCGGAGCTGCAGCAGCTAGTCATTGCTCGAAACA TGTATCCGGCTGGCAGCGTCGCCGATTTATCGGCGATAGATTCCGCGTTGAAGGCCATGGAGCTCCAGGTTCTAAATATCAAGAATCGCTTACGCGATGAGACTCGAGCTATCCCTAAAGCCAAA AAGTTAATAGAGGCAGCACTGCAGCAACAGAAGAAATTGGAGAGCATTTCTGCTTGTGTTTCATCATGTGTCCCTGAAAGAATTACTAACTTGAATCAGGATAATAACAAATG GGCACAACAAGAAGAGTTTGGGCAAGATCTTAGATTTGAGTCTTTAAAGCTTGAGGAGCCTGCACCTAAA CAGGAGAAGAAAGGTCGAGCTTCCCCTCCAATGTGGTACATTACTGCCGAAGAACTAAATTCAGTGCCACC GTACATGAAGCAAAGACTCACCTTGGATAAGATGAATGCCGCAATTGGTGACATGGCAAATTATGCTGAAGCAAATGCGCACCTTATCTCAGCACCAAGGAAAAAG CTGTCAGACCACAACTTGGACAAGGCTCTG AAACTAAGAGAGATTTCAATGGCAGATTCAGTAAAAGGAAAACACTTTTTCTTAGAGTCAGATATAAAAGGGCCTTCTCTAAAACTTGATAACACTGGAAGAGCACTATTGACG GTGCTTAGGCATCTCGGGCGGATAAGCGAAACTCGAATTGGCCATGACCGTGTCATCATCCTGTTGAGACCTTAG